In the genome of Columba livia isolate bColLiv1 breed racing homer chromosome 1, bColLiv1.pat.W.v2, whole genome shotgun sequence, the window GGGCTATGAGTTTTATGGCAGAATTATAATACCAGGGAATTATATGAGTACTAAGCGGTGGTTAATCATCTTTGTTAGACTTCAGATCTGTGAATTTGGAGGGGCAGACAGTACCATCTACAACTAAAACCAGTGGCAGAGGCAAGAGGTAGGGCCCACAGATGGAGGCTCCCCAGCGTTGATCCAGTTGTGGTTTGACCACTACGCTTTGTAACAGCTCCTGGGGCCGTGGATgacaagggaatgcaaaaaAGATGTGATTTCGCAGTGAAAACCTGTGGAGGAGGCAAGTATAAAATCTGTGGGGCAGAGACCATAGGCAGTTCAGCACCTAAGAGCTTTGCACGACTGAGGCTGCACTCCCTGAACAGCCTCGCTGTTTCTCTGTACTCCCCTTTGCTGTGTTTGCCACCTGCAGCCTGAGGCAACATGTCCTAAATTTGCTCATCACTCCTAAAAtagactaaatatttttttcagtctgatttGCAAACGCTTGTTCTCCCCCCATCTCGGCCTCCCCCCTTCAGCCTTTGTTGTCTTCTCCTGCACCACTGAAATTTTTGACCGTTTGTTCTCCCCCGGGTTCCGGGAAACCGTGTGACTAATTAAGCAGTTGGGGCAAGCTCAGgtgcaaggaaaaaacaagtcAGATGATGGGCCGCTGCCCACTCACTCCAGTGAGTGCATTCCATCTCAGCATGTGTCTGCCTTGCCACTTcataagggaaaagaaaacgCCGGGCTTCCCGGGGCTGCCTGCTCCAGAGCCTCACAGCACAACCAGATCAGCAAAAGTGagttttctgctgcagaagcagaagTGCAGGATGCCTGGACAGAGGTGTATCTGCCTCTTCCCTGCTGGAAGAATTTGTCCCATGTATCTTGTCACACATTCGAGTGGCTGTGCTCCTTCAGGCTTTTAAGTAGTTCCAGGCACATACATTAAGGAGGTTTCCCAAGAAGAAGAGTCTGCAGCCAACAACCTGAGTTGCCAGAGGTAGCATGCAACAGGGGGGTAGAAGGGCTAATGGTTGGGTACATCTTCGAAAAGACATTAATGAAAGACAGTGACTCAGGGTTTCTGTGTCTTCCTCACATCTAAATGCAGCAGGAGCTTGGAGCTCCCAATTTGCATGAGTCCTACTGGTGAAGGGCCTACCAGCACTTCTTGCCCTTTGGAGAAGGAATGTCTCTCAGCTTCTGCTGAGCTCAGAATTTAGTGGGAGCTGGGAAATCCTACATGGTAGCATCTCGTCCCTTGGAGCAGAAACTTCCCAGCTTTTGCTGTGCTGTTGGCGGCCAATTTAACCGCAGATTTTTGAAAGACTGCTGTTCCCTGCATTAGAACACTCTGTGTGTCTATGCTGGACTCCGTGTGTCTACTTTTATCCCTGTATTGGGAGGAAGGATGTCTGCATCTCCCTGCAGGAAACCTCAAAGACTTGTAAAGGCAGCCAGCAACAGAGAAAGGGGCTCACTCTTGATACTCTGAAGGAGGATTTCACCATAACCCTGTATGGGTGGAACGTTCGTACCTGTCTCCATGCTCTCAGCATCTGCAGACATGCAGTTACTCCACATGTCAGACGAAAAAGAAGAGTTTCCCAACTGCCGATTTGATGCTCAGTTACAGAATGGAGCATGACAGCTACTACTACCATGTATTAATAGCTCTGCTTCACTGTATGGCTTTAACAGCTGTAGCAACCAAGATTTATAATGACACATTACATTCAGCAGTGCATCACGCAAGGAAACTAATCTGACAGTGCCAGGTCACTGAGCTGACTTACAAGTTTTTAAGTGTGTTTCTTCTGCCAAATTTGCTGCCCTGTTTACTGAATTGAAAGGAACAAGTTGCACTGTGTTCATAAAACTCCATGCTTGCCTCTGTTTTGGCAGCTCCCAGATGCTTCCTGACCTGTCACACTGCCATCCCAGGAGCCATTTGgtccttcttccttccccatCTTTTCTTTATAAAACCCTTTGAAACAGGTGCTGTGGTGTATATCCCGAAGAGGGGTACACCACAGAACAGGAGAGGAAGAACTGTAGCTGGGAGGaggcactggggacatgggcagGGATGAGGAATGGAGCATCTGTGGGAGAAGGGCAAGATGGTGTTTGTTCAAGCGCAGAGGGGGACCATGGCTGCCACTGCTCACTGCTTCTCAGCAGGAATTTGTATCCCAGTTGCTCTCAGAGAAAGGATGTCTTTGAAAAATCGGGATCATCCGTTACATCTCCCTAGGCTCAGAATTACAACTGTCAGTGGGAAAGTCTGTCCTAAATAAATGTGAAGTGTTAAGGCTGTGCCCTGGAGCTGGGTTTGGGCCCACGTCAGAGCCACCTCAGCCACGGCAGCACCCACGTTTTTTAATCTCCCGTCTCGCCAGCGGGCTGTGTGTTTCCACATTTTCCATCCTCACAGCCCAGTAATCCACCATGCAGACACAGGCGGATGGACAACAGGAGGCTGGATCTCATCAGGGGCAAATGGGCTTGTTCTCCTGGATGTTCATTACTCAAAGATGCATTCCTTGTTATTCCTGCAACTTACGCAGGAGTCTCGTCCAGCAGGCTTAAAATGGTATTTCAAACTGTCCTTCAGTGCAAACAGTGAAAAGCGATTAAAAATAGCAAGTGTATTGTCAGGACATTTAAATTCACTACAGAGTGTGCTGCACTTCCACTGACAGATACTCAAGTTCTGCAAATCAGAGGAGGCAGAAAACACCCCAGGTACCCTTTAAGATACAGTTGAGATATGTCTTTGCttttacaaacatttttgtGAAACAAGAACttgtaaacaaataaaacattaatgttttattaatacTTTAACATCTGTAACTCCAGTTTATCTTTGCCTTTATTGGTATCTAATGAATTTtaccaagaaaatatttttcaacatgTAATTTAATTGCTGTTTTCCCATGGGACAACAGAAAATATACTGTCCAAAATGATCAGTTACTGTCATAAGGCAATAATATTTGAGGCAGAAATATTGCTGTGAACATACTCTTTAAGAGGCAAGACCATTCACTATTTTAACCTCCAAGTGAGACATTTCCTTACTGATGGTTATGCCTCTATTATTTATGCTACTACTTCTTTTTGAGTTCcctatttctctttcttgttttagAAACATGGGATAAAATGTTGAGAGACACCTGGATCCTCATGTCCAACTCTGTACCACCACAGACAATTATATTACGTATTTTCTAGCTCCGTCTTGAAAACAGTTAGTTTTATTCCCCTCTCTCCTGTGATGCTTTGAATTCATGATCATCTCATTGGACAAAAAAGATGGTAACTTGCCTTGAATCTGATTCTTGTGACAATTTTATCCTTTAACTTAAATAGgtctttttgtttcctgctaTTTATTCCGATGGCGagttatctgaaaaaaataaataagtaaatagaCCCACCCACCCATCCCATGTTCCTGCTCATCTTTGGCTTTGTTGGCGACGCAAGGCAAGTCTGTTTGGTTGGCAAAAAGGagcttttcagtttcctcttaCAAGATCAGCTCCATGTGTGTGCACGTTTTAATTCATCTTTCTTGACTGTGTATGACCAAACAGTCTaacagatgtgtgtgtgtgtgtgttgggttttttttttcctcaatgcTTTGTAAATACTTTTTTGGCTCTACTAGAAATACATCAACTGTCCTGTCCTAGGataagctttgtttttttttttttctcctctgctgagTCCTGATTATCCTACAGAAGGCAAATACTCCAGGTCCTTTCACTCTTCCTTTGTTGGAACATTGAGGGTTTACAGCAGAAATTTCAGCCTCTATCCCCACAGTGCGTGATCTCGCACCGTGTACTACTAAACGCCAGCCGGTTTTTGTTACTCTATATCTCCAAATTATTGCTTCCTAATAGTTCTGTCCTCCTCCACATCTCCAGGGTCTTCCATCAACTGTGGTTTTCAGTAGCACGCTGTTTCAACACTTTCGCTGTTTCCTCGCCAGTGCATCCTTGCAGTTTCTGTGTTAACTCTTAGTCTGGCTGTTTCTGATGAGACACTATACTAAACTCTTCAGCAGAGCCTGGAAATGTTGGATCTACGCTGACAGTTGTTCTGCCCGGGAGAAGGTACCTTTGGGAAAGCCatgctgtgtttcagtctgCTTTCCGCTGTGTTTCGCTCCCCTGTCTTCGGTTATTCCCTTGAAATGTTTAGGACGTTGCCTTCCATTCCATATACAGTTGTACACATattgggggcggggggagggaaGCGACCATTGGGCGCCCCCCACTGCCACCTGTGGGGCGAGCCCCTGGAGCCGGGGGGGTGAAGGCTCCATGACGCGGGGGGTCAAACCCACCCTCTCCCCACCCGGGTCCCCGCTGGGCTCCTGGGCCCAGCGCCCGGCGGCCCCAACAGCGGCCAAAGCCGCCCCCGCTCCCCCGCGGCGGGAGGGCTGGGACGGAGACAgaggggggaagggagggtAAGCCCCGCCGCAGCGGCCGTTACTGGGGCGGCCGTTACTGCGGCCGGCCGCCTCACGCCCCGCCCGCCGGTTACTTCACGGCGGGaatggggagggggcaggggcggggcggcggcgcaGCGATAAAGGGCGGGCTCGGGGAGCGGGGGGGACGTACGCGCAAGGCTGGCGCGGTCGCTCGGGGTGCACGGCGCGGCTTGAGCGGTGAGCGGCGGGGGTGGGCGGTTCGGGGCTCCGCTGCGGAGCTTAACGTGAGGAATCTCCTCCAGGCAGGCGCTCGGTGACgctttttaaattactgtgGTTACTTAACGGCGCGTTCCGCGCGGGGCAGGTGAGTGCGGGTCCTGAGCCCGGGGTGCGCCCTGCGCGGGGGCCGGTGCCGGTAGCCACCGGAGGGGCTGCAGTTGTAGCCGCCCCGCAACGGGGCAGCCTGATGCTCAGCTTCCCCCTCTCAAGAGCAGACGTCTCTGAGAGGAGCAGTGCCGCCGGGGTTTGAGGGGGCTTGTACTGTTGTAGCGTCACAGGGGTGCTTTTTGCTGCAGGTACGGTTGTCTACATTTTTTTTAGGTGTTGTGTCAAGTTATATGCCTTACAGGGAaaaaagctgctgttgcagAGTAATGTGCTTCATGATGACAAAGGTGAAGGCACGTTGTTCTTGCTCCTCCTGCCTCTGATTCAAGGTTTGCATCCAAGTGAAGCTATGATACTCTACACCTGGTATTAAAAATAGGTGGTGCCTATCTTGACTTTGGAGTTGCTTTTTTCCTGGTGAATGAGCATCTTCAGGTATCAGATCTTCTTGTGCTGGAAGGTGTTGGTGGTGAAAGGAGGCGTGTGAGCTGCTAGCACCCCAAGTACTTTAAAGCTACTAAGATCCTACTGTCACTAATGTAAATCTTGCGGAGTAGGCAACACATGAGTGATTTGGGGATGGGAGGCTTCATAGGTTGACAGCCTGAGAGAATTAAACTATCCACTGTATCAGAAATGAAATGCTTCAGCTTCCTGCCACAAGGGCAGCAATGCACGTTGTTTTCCTAGATGAGGCTCACCAAGCAGAACCAAGTGTGTGCAGTGGGGTGGGAGGCACTTTGCTAAGTCCTTTCTGGTTGCTGGATGGGGTGTGTGTGTTGTCTTGGCTGCTGAGAAggttaaaaatggaaagaagaggGAATACTTTCAGAGGTAGTAGCTGAAAGCACTTGCAGCTTAAGCTAGAAGTCATGGAAGACTATATAGTGGTTTGAAGGTGAAAATGTACTTGAATGTGTTTGAAGTGCCTGAGTGCAACTGTTGGCAGGCTTGATTCCTCTGGGTTTATGCTGCATTGCAGTCTTAAGGATTGAGTTTGAAGAACTCCTTTATTTGTCGTGGACTAATTATCTCAGGAACCACAGGTTTGTTTCCTGCCTGCTGGAGCTTatgtgacccacagcagcagagTTTATAATGCAACAGCTCATGCTTAAAGGCAGAAATTGCTTCCCTGGGACCACTTCTACCTTTCTATGTATTTTATCCCAGATTTGATCCTCTCCTGTAGAGGAGGTGACAGGTCAAATGAGCTgtgcaaaaattaaaagctgcaAGAGGACAGACATGAAATTACAATAGCTGCTCTTTGAATCTTGCTTGAAAAGTGTTCCATGCACGATGTTGATGCATGTTAGGAAATTATATGGTTGGTTTTTAAACAAGGTAGGCAAGAGTCTCGGTTAAGTCTAACTAGTCTGACCTTGGCAGCTGCAGTCCTCCCAAGTACTTGGGGCAGAAGAAGATGAGGTCTCAATTAGTCTGTAGCTGTCAGGAAGCACCTGGCTGCAATAGAAACCTGGAACACTTAAAAAGATAAGTGTATTAATACCAGTTGGAGTTGCGTGACTGTAGAACATATGTAAGTATCTGCATACTTCAAAACACAAGCCACGTAAGCATAAGATAATGATCTGGTCAGCTGTGACAAGACTCTTTAGAAAGTGCAGAAATTCAGACTACGCTGTGACGAGGTCTCATCAGCAAGGTTCTCAAGTCCATAGTGTTAAAGAGTAACACTAAGGTGATATACATCACCTGAATATAAGCCAGCTCCTACAGCCTCATTTGCCCTCCACAAATGAGCAAAATGTTGGGGCAAGtatgaatatttcagaaaaggtAGTTTGATTATACAGGGTATCTGAAGAACAGTAAAGAGTTGCTTATGAAGACTGGAGTACAAATTGAATAGTTACCTGACACTGCAGCTGAAATTCTGTCCAGGATACTGAAGTGTTATAGCTTTTTGCATGAGTAATGTGTACTTGGCCTTTATCCTATGAGTGGTAGATGCCGGATGattgagaaaggaaaaacttcaatgaaaaggaagaaatcttGTACCTCTGATGTAATTACAAGTGCTTTTGGTGATCTGGATGTCTAAGCCCTGAAACTATCACTTGAGTGTCAACTCTTGTGTTAGTTGGAGAGAGCAGTTTGAGCTTTATGTATAATGAAACAAGTTCAAAGCTTAACTTTCAGAAGTGCTTTGCAGTTACAGCTCTCACTGGCTTCACTTAGTGCTTCAGACCTTAGACAAAGCTTATGTGTCATCTTTGATAGTTTTACTTTGACACAGACTGCTTTGCTGAAGTACTTAATGCTGTCTTGCCAGAAAAAGTGCAATGCCaactaaatttttttttgcctgtacTGATAGAGAAGCTGAGTATCTTTTCAGCTGAAAGGCTTGCTGGTAATCACTAGTACATAGAATGACTTCTTTCTAGTGCATACCTCTTTATGtagacagaaaagcagagcatTGGATAGACCTAGGAAGTGTAAGAGTctgacttgtctttttttttttctccacctcTCTACAGTTTCTTTGGAGAAGAAAGCCTTAAGATGGCAGGCAAAGGAAGTAACACAGACTGCATGTCGTGCAGCGTACTGAACTGGGAGCAGGTCAGCCGTCTGCATGAGGTTCTTACAGAGGTGGTTCCAATCCATGGACGAGGTAACTTCCCAACACTGAAGATAACTCTGAAGGACATTGTTCAGACTGTTCGGAGTAGGCTGAGTGAAGCAGGCATTGTGGTACACGATGTCCGTCTGAatggctctgctgctggtcATGTCCTGGTCAAAGATAATGGGCTGGGGTGCAAAGACCTGGATCTCATTTTTCAGGTTTCTCTTCCAAGTGAAGCAGAGTTTCAGCTAGTTAGAGATGTGGTGTTGCGATCCCTCTTGAATTTCTTGCCAGAAGGAGTAAGCAAGCGAAAAATCAGTCCAGTTACACTGAAGGAAGCCTACATCCAGAAGCTGGTCAAGGTGTACACAGAGTCTGACCGCTGGAGCTTGATATCGCTTTCCAACAAACATGGCAGGAATGTGGAGCTGAAGTTTGTTGACTGCATACGACGGCAGTTTGAGTTCAGTGTGGACTCCTTCCAAATCATACTGGACTCCCTGCTCTTTTACTATGACTACTCGGAAACCCCCATGTCGGAGCACTTCCATCCGACTGTGATTGGGGAGAGCATGTATGGAGACTTTGAAGCAGCTTTTGATCATCTCCAGAACAAGCTGATAGCTACCAAAAATCCTGAAGAGATCCGAGGTGGCGGGCTCCTGAAATACAGTAACCTCTTAGTACGAGACTTCAGGCCCATGGATAAGGATGAGATCAAAACATTAGAGCGCTACATGTGCTCCCGATTCT includes:
- the TENT5C gene encoding terminal nucleotidyltransferase 5C, with amino-acid sequence MAGKGSNTDCMSCSVLNWEQVSRLHEVLTEVVPIHGRGNFPTLKITLKDIVQTVRSRLSEAGIVVHDVRLNGSAAGHVLVKDNGLGCKDLDLIFQVSLPSEAEFQLVRDVVLRSLLNFLPEGVSKRKISPVTLKEAYIQKLVKVYTESDRWSLISLSNKHGRNVELKFVDCIRRQFEFSVDSFQIILDSLLFYYDYSETPMSEHFHPTVIGESMYGDFEAAFDHLQNKLIATKNPEEIRGGGLLKYSNLLVRDFRPMDKDEIKTLERYMCSRFFIDFPDILDQQRKLETYLQNHFSKEERSKYDYLMILRRVVNESTVCLMGHERRQTLNLISLLALKVLAEQNIIPNATNVTCYYQPAPYVSDVNFSNYYLANAPVPYSQSYPTWLPCN